GGGAACGTATAACGTCTACCGAAACCCGAAAACTGCACCGCCCGAAAACCGAGAACTCCTACGCAGTCCCGACTGGGCCCTCGCTCTTCTCGCCGTCCTTCTCTTTGGTCTTCTGATCCATGAAGGACTCAGCGCCGACTTCGCTCAACAACATGCTGAGCTCATTCCCCTTGTCCTGCGCCCCGCACTCGTAGGTTTGACCTTCCGGAGCATTGAAGGTAGCTGGTCTGTAGTCCGCCTCGGAGTATGGCTGCACGGTCACTCCAAGGAAGGCGACCTCAAAATCCATCCATTCCGACATGCAGTCGGCAATGAGCTTGAATAATCCGGTATCAGACTTCTTTGCCAACATTCGACAGAACAACGGGACCCATCGGCCGATGTGGTTCTTGATGAACTTCTTTTGGGCTTCGACGACGATCTCGGTCTTATCGATCCCATCATGGCAACGTGAATAGGACTCTTTGTAGGTCAGGAAGTGCATGAACTCGAGCTCGACGCTGAGATGATCCAGTCGTTCATGTACATCTTTTGAAAGCTCTACCCCAAACGCCTTATAGAATCCCGCAATGTCACCCATGACGTGGGATTGCGCAAAGACGTGATCGTTTCCAAAGAGAGTTTCGTAAGGAGGGCAATCCAGCGTGATCACATTGGTGAACACCCGACGATGCTCGGTCTGCAGATCGCCAATTTGCCAATTCACGCACTCCGCCGACACCAACTTCTCGATCTGGTCGAACTGCTTCTTCATTAGGGCGATCTTCTGAACGGCACGATCGCCACCGATTCCATCCAGCGCGAGACGGAGTCCATCCAATGCGGCTCGTCCATCCTCGACAAACTCACCACATTGCAGGTAATCCAAAAATTCCTCGTCCTCCGGATAGAGCAAACTCCAGGAGAACAAGAGATATATCTTGCTACGATTGAGCGCGCGCTCGACAGCAGGCGAATCCTTAATCGGAACTGCTTTGGGGGGAGCAATTGCGGTGGAGGACGGGGAGGTGGGCTGCACGACTTGTTTCGATGTCATACGTATCTTGCTCCTCACCTCAACATGTTGCGCAAATTTTTCGCACACTACGCAACATCTGAGTCCTGCGGCACAGGAGGCGTATGATAGGTAAAGGAGGGAGGGATGTCAAGCATGAACTCTCTCTCCTTTGCCGCCGCCATCAGTGCCGATGTTTCACTACGCTGGACGATTATGGGACGTCTCTCACCAACCAGCACACACGCCATTCAGAGGCTCATACTGCCGGCGGATAAGTTTCTCGCCGGCGTCACCTTGACGGCGATACGGTCATTGACCGTCTTACAAATCTGCTCGCACATGCCGCATCCCACGCACCGTTCCGGCTCAACGACGAGACGCAACGCGTGAAAGTCCATCGACAGTGCGTCAACCGGGCATTTCGAGACGCACGCATGACACCCCTGCCCCGCTGTACAGACTCGATGGGAGACGGTGGCAACCCCCATCCGCACCTCGAAGGGATCCGCAACCGGCAACAGGGCTTCCGTCGCACAAGCGGCGATGCAGGGTAAGTCTTCACACAGCTCGCAGGCCACCTGATCGGCGAAAATCACCGGCATGCCATTGGCAGGATCACTGACGATGGCACCGGGGGGGCAGGCCTTGATGCAATCGCTGCAACGCGTGCAACGCTCCAGAAAGATCGATTCAGCGACGGCTCCCGGAGGGCGCAACCAGTCAGTCCGCACAGGGGCAGCCGGTTGCTCACGAGGCGCATCCTTGTGCAGCGAAAACTCCCTCGCCGCCTTCGCGACCGAGACGACGGAGTCTTTCAGAAAATCGCGACGCCCGTATTTGGGATCACCGGCCACGATGCGCTCCAACTACATCACGCCGTCGGCCCGCAACTTATAGACTTCTACGCAACGATCGCAGGCACCATACTCAACATCCCAACCCGGGTGATTCTCACGAATGAAGTCCAGAATGTACCCTTCAAGCTTCGTGTCCAAGTCTTCTACCCATGTGTACGTCGGGAACCGGCACAAGGGGCACGGGAACCCCGGCATCAGCATGACCTTCTGTTGGGTCTCCGGGATTTCTCCCCCTTCCACATCCACAGCGCGATCTAGAATGCGAAGGGTGTCAGTCGCCATCTCCACCAGTTCCGAATGGGTAAAGTAGCTCGTCTGCCACAACCCTTCGAATACGGACTTCAATTGAGCCGGCGGAATTTTCCGATACCAGGAGCGGAACTCCTTGAACCGATCCTCCTTCTGCAGCATTGGTTCTTTCCCGGCGGCGATTAACCGGCTATCGACACTGAGGTTCCAGAGAATCCGGTAGCGGTGCAGGATGAGCGTTTCTTCGCCGGGATTCTGTCCGACCCTCGTGTCGGGATCGTACCCGAAGGCCGGATCCAGCATATCGTTGATATGCATCAGTTCGTGACGGCAATACCGCGTCAACGCCGGGTCGTAGAACCGTCGCGGGATCAGCTTGATGCCGACACCCTTCAGCCCTTTTTCTTCAAATTGCTTAGCCAGATCGTGCTCGACGGAGCCCCATTTCCGAAGCACGTCGACCCCTTCCTGATCTTCCTTCAATACACCCTTGACCAGTACAATGCCGACACGGGCCTTGAGCTCGGGAAACTCGTTGAACGCGTCGCGGATGATATCGGAGAAACCCCAGATGCCGAACAAATACTGATAGAGTTTTTTGAACTCGGCTTCGCGATCATCCAAGGTGAACTTTTCGTAGATCGGATCGGCCAGCTCGTGAAACTCTTTATAGTAGGTCGGATCCCCTTCCCGCTCCGTCTTTTCAATGAAGGAGTCAATGACTTCCTGCAGTAAGGCCGGCTGAAATCGGATCTCCATCGACGGCTTTGATACTTCCACTCCAGTCGTCATAAGTCCTCACATGTTTGGCTGCGGTGAAGGATAAAACCCGCGTAAGCGCTGCGCTTGACTTGCTTACAGTCGTTCTCTTACGATCGTCGAAACGACCGCCGATTATACAAACCCCTCAGCGATTTTTGCAAACCGCGGAGGGTCGGCCGGAGCCACTTAGGCCTCCGCGCAGAACAGGGACGAGGCACAGAAACTTTATGAGCAATCACACGACCGCGCCCTCGACGATGTCTTCCACTGCACCGACGAATCCTCAGGGAGTGCCATCAGAAGCACCCGTCATTGACCATTTGGCATATTGGAAAACCGGCTTACGTGAACTCAAGACCTTCCGCGGCCACTCGCATGGCGTCTGGTCCGTCGCCTATGCACCGGACGGTCAAACCATTGTCAGCGGCGGCGTGGACCGGTATGTCCGTGTGTGGGATATCGAAACGGGACGGTTGTTGCGTTCGTTGCGCGGTCACACCGCCGACATCCGCGCGCTGGTGTTCACACCGGACGGTCGCACCCTGGCCTCGGGCAGCGAAGATCGCACCATTCGTCTCTGGAACCCGAAAACGGGCGAACCGACGAAACTCCTGTTCACACGCTACGATCACAATGTTTGCAGCCTGTCCCTCTCCCCGGACGGCCTCATGTTGGCGCGTGGCAGCCACAACAAGGACATCAAAATTTGGGAGGTCACGACCGGGACCGACCTCATGACCCTTTTGGGCAAGGACCAATACGACCACCATTGGTCAGTGTGCGTGGCCTTCTCCCCGGACGGTATCCATCTCGCGAGCGGCTCCGATATCGGCAAGATTCGCATTTGGGAAGTGCTCCCGAGCGGGGAGGAAAAGATCCTGCACAATGGCCACTGGGAGGAGACCGCCGAAGACTCGACGGAGACCCGCGGCTTCTTCATTGAAGACGACGGCGGGTTCCAGAAGCCGATGGAGTTTTGGATCGGGGCTATGACCTTCACCCCTGACGCCAAACTGCTGATCACCGGCAGCCGGGACAACACAATCCGCTTCTTTGAGATGCCGACCATGAACGAGCTCCGCGTCGTGCGCGGCCATAACGGCTGGGTGCGCGCCCTCGCGGTGTCGCCTGATGGGAAAGTGCTGATCAGCGCTGGCGACGACAACACCATTCGATTCTGGGATATTGCTACCGGCCGTAACTTCCGGACCGACAAGACTCATGGCGGCCCCGTGCGCGGAATCGCCCTTTCGCCGGACGGATTGCGATTGGCCAGCGCCTCATGGGATCGCACGGTAAAACTGTGGGAAGGCGGTCCTGAACCGGAAGAGTAGACGAAGACATTATGCCTCTGCCTCCTCCGCCTCCCCCTTGGCGGAGGAGATCCCGTAGCGTTTGCATTTGTCCCAAAGAGCCTTCCTCGAAAGCCCCAAAATAGCAGCCGCACTCGTTCGACTTCCCTCCACCTGCTTCAACACGGCGAGAATGTAGTCCCGCTCGAAGGATTCCCTCGCGGCAGCCAGCGTGGGGGATGCCGACGGCTCCGCCGTTTGGGCTTTTTCAGCCAACCCCTCCGCGCAGAACCCACAGGTTGGTTGAGGGGCGCCTCCGAGATAGGGACAGGTCTGAAAACCGCAGAGATCCCACGGCTGCAGGGGCTCACCATTTCGCCCCAAGGCCGCGGCTCGGCCCACCATCTGCGCCAATTCCCCAACATTGCCCGGAAATGAGTATCGCATCAGCAGCGTGCGACTCGCCGGTGAAAATTCTTTGAGCACCTTGTGGAGATTCGTCGCGCTTGCTTCCAGCACATGCTCGGCGATGATCAGCACATCGTCTCGGCGCTCACGTAGCGGCGGCACGACAATCTGCACGGCGGTCAGATAGTCGTAGAGCTCCGGAAGAAACCGTCCTTGAGCGACGGCCTCCTTCAAGTCCTGTTGCGACGCACAGAGGACTCGCACGTCGACTTCAATGGTTTCACGCCCGCCGATCCGCACACAGGTTCGCTCCTGCAACAGGTGCCAAATTTTCTTTTGAACATGCGGGGAGAGCGCATCGATCTCGTCCAGCAGCACAGTGCCTTTGTGTGCAAGCTCAAATCGGCCCCGTCGCCGATGCACCGCCCCGGGAAAGGCCCCCTTTTCATGCCCGAACAGTTCCGCCTCCCACAGCTGGTCAGGAAGATCCCCGCAACAGACCTTGATCAACGGTTGATCCCGCCTCGGGCTGTTCAGATGGAGGGTATGCGCCACCAACTCCTTCCCGGTTCCTCGCTCGCCGACGATGGACACCGGAGACTCGCTCGCCGCCACCACCTTGATCCGTTCCAGCAACGCTCGCATGTGCGGCGTACAGCCCTGCATGCCGCCGAAGCTGAATCGATCTTCCAGCACTTCTTTCAGTTCAAGGTTCTCCCGCCGCAGTCCGAGAATTTTCCCGACTCGCTCGAGGATCAGCAGCAGCTCGTCCATCTGAAAGGGCTTGGTGATGTAGTCGTACGCACCGAGCTTGATGGCGCCGACCGCCGTATCGACCGACCCATGGGCGGTGATTAAGATCACCTCCGTCGTCGGACTGCGCTCCTTGCAGACTTTGAGCACGGTCAACCCATCGGCGCCGGGCAACCGCAAATCGGTGATCACCACATCAAACTGGCGCGTGCCGAGCACCGTGACCCCTTCGGTTCCAGTCGCCGCCGCCATGACTTCACAGCCCACCCCTTCCAAGGCATCGAGCATAGACAGTCGCATTAACGGTTCGTCATCGACAATGAGCACCCTCAGCCCTTTCACGAAAACCTCCCAATCGCATACCGTTCGGTTGACAGCGGAATCGACACGGTGAAGGTGGTGCCTTTCCCGACTTCGCTCTCAACCAGAATCCGTCCCCCGTGGCGCTCCACGATGCCCAGGCTGACAGACAGCCCCAGCCCCGTCCCCTCGCCTTCATTTTTCGTCGTAAAGAAAGGATCGAAAATCCGCGGCAGGACGGATGACGAAATACCGCACCCGGAATCCCGCACACGTACCAGACAATGGGCTTCCTCCACGACCGTACTGATCGTCAAGACCCCGCCGCTGCGCATGGCCTGAATCGCATTCAACACCAGGTTCATGAGCACCTGCTCCATCATGTGCCGGTCGATCATGATCTCCGGCAAATCGGGCGCGAGCACAGTTTCGAGCCGCACTCGATGGGGCACGAACAAATGGTCCGTCAGCAATAACACGCGATTGACGACGTGGTTCATGTCGGCCAACGCCAGCTCGGGATTGTGCTGTTGCGAAAAATCGAGGAGCTGGCGAACAATCCGTTGAACGCGGCGCAACCCATCCTCCATCGACGCCAGATACTCTTCCTGACGTGCCGGAGATAGGGTGCCCTTACGCATGTTGTAGAGGCAGTTCAGGATACCGCCCAAGGGGTTGTTGATTTCATGCGCCACACCCGCGGCCAATTTTCCAACTGAGGCGAGCTTCTCGGAGTTTCGAATCTGCTGCTCCAACTTCTTCGTCTCCGTCATGTCGCGTGCGATTCCCAGTACCCCCAGAATCTCCCCATCCACCCCGTGGAGCGGTGACACGCTGACCATCACCGAGCGGGGCTCACCCGATTTGGTCAACACCTCAACCTCGTACACCTGCTTCACCCCGATATCCAGTGTCGATTTCAGGCGGCGCCCGCGATGTCGCTTCGACAGCAACCCGAGATACGGCCGTCCAAGAAGATCCTCTTTCGCGTAACCCCACGACAGGATCTTGCTGTTCACGTAGGTAAAACACTGCTCGCTATCAAGGGTATAGATCACGTCATTGGCATTTTCCAGCAGGTTTTCCAGATATTGCTTGGTCTCTTCGATTTCCCTCGTCCGCTCACTGACCTTGGCCTCCAATTCCTGTTGGTAGGTATGCATTTGCCGCTCAAGACGCTTCCGGTCGGTGATGTCACGCAACTGGACCATCACCCAGGTATGGTCGCTGCCGCGCACCAGAATCAGGTCCATTTCGACCGGCGTATCCTTGCCCGCCGCATCACGCACGGTGATCTCCTGCGTCGGCACCTGGCGCTCGCCGGAATGAATCTTTGCAAGCAGCGCCCGCATGTCCTCATGATGGAGAGGCGGCACCACATCCAGAATGCTCCGCCCCACCACCTGCGGCTCGGAATAGCCCAACGCCTGCTCTTCGCGCTTGTTCACCGCAACGATGATGCCGTCTTCTCCCACCATAAAGACCGAATCTGCCACCAGGTCGAACAACGCCTTATACCGTTCCTGCGAGGCTACCAACTGCTGTGTGCGCTCATTGACGGCCTGCTCGAGCCTGGTCGTGTACCGATGCACCTGCTCTTCCAACAGATGCCGCTCCGTCACATCGCGCACGAACGCTCGGGAATGGACCAGTCCGCCCCCACTCTCAAACAAGGCTGTGGCGTGGATTTCGACATCGATCGGCCGGCCATCAGCAGCAACAAACACCGTCTCGATCGTACTGCGCCCTTGCGAGACCAACCGTTCGAGATAGGCCAACACCTCCGTTTCGCGGCCTTTGGGGACTAGGTCCCACAGGCGCATCTGGAGCATCTCCTCAAGCGAGTAGCCCAGTTTGTCCAGCCCCGTCTTGTTCACATGGACGAACTGGCCGGCCTTATTCAGCTGGTAAATCATCTCCGGTGAGTGCTCGATCAGATCCCGGTAGCGCGCTTCGAGACGGCGCACGTCCTCCATGCGCTGTTCGATCTGCCCGAACGATAGCCGCAGGTTGACCGCCATTTTATTGAAGGCCTCGGCCAGTTGTTCGATCTCGTCGCCGGTCTTGAGTTCCAACTGTTGATCCAGGCGTCCGCTCCCGATTCGTTGAACGCCCTCATGCAACAGGCCGATCGGACGGGCGATTCTCCGTGCGACGGTCAAGCCGGTCAGCAACAGCACCGCGAACACCCCCAGCCCATACACCGTCACCTGCACCACCAACCGTTCCAGCGGGGCATAGGACTCAGCCGGATCCTGCCGGACAAATGCCACCCAGCGTTTGCCGCCTAAACTCTCCGGCGTCAAATCCGTGCCCAGGCGAACCGGCGCAAATCCAACGATGGAATTCACCCCGCCATGGGAATCATTGGCCGCCGTCGTCCAGCCTGCCGCATGCCCGTTGATCGCATTGACCAGCTCCGGTTTCACCACATGCTCTTCAGGTGACAAGATAGGACACACGAGCGGCGCACCGTCCGAATTGAACAACATGGCATGTCCGGTCTTTCCCACAGAGGCTTCGGATACGGAATGGAACAGCGTATCCCGACGAAGCAGAATCGTGACCGTGCCAATCGTCGCATGCTGCTCATCGTCGATAATCGGCGCCGACACGTTCACGACGTGCGTGCCGAACGCAGGATCGAAAAAGATATCGCTGACGAACACCTTCCCCGTGCTTCGCTTCATGACCGCCTGCCACCAGGCGGTCTTCCCATAATAGTATTCGACTTGGGGAATCGAACTGACCACCAGGGCTCCCCGATTGTCCGTCACAAAAATCCCGACGTAGTCGGATTTGCGGATGTCATGCCACCGAATCAAATAGTTCGTCACGATCCGGTTGATGAACAGCGGAAACTCGCTCTGCTTGTCCCGTTGCCGCCAGCGCTGTTGCCAGGCTTTGATCATGGACTGGATGGTTTTCTCATCCTTGTCGACGTAGGTGCGATTGGATTCAGTCACAGAGGTGCGGAGGAACGGGGTAGCGGCGAGTTGTTGCGCTTCATTGATGCCGCGCGTGACCTGCATCTCGATCCGCCGGGCGGCCTCTACGGCCACTTCCTTGAAGTTGGCCCCGATGGTTTCGCGCAACGCCCGGCGTTCTTCGATGTAGGTCAGGACGAGAGACAAGCTCAACGGCAGAAGACCGACCATCACGATGGCCGTGATGATCTTTCGCTGGAGACTGTGTGACCGGCTCCAGAACAGCATGCGTGCGGCGACTCCGGCTAACGGCCCTCGCACAACAGGAGGCAGGTCTCCAGACCAGGCTCGAGGGAGCTGAGGCTTAACGACGTTTCAGGAGACTCCCGGCGCTACCAGGCCAGAGCAGCAGCAACGGGCTTGCCACGAAAATGGACGAATAGGTCCCGAACATGACGCCTCCAAGCAGGGCCAGCGAGAAATCGTGCAGGACTTCAGCTCCGCCGAGAACCAGCGGGATGAGGACGATCACGACGGTCAAACTGGTCACGATGGTGCGACTCAAGACTTGATTGATGGCGGCGTTGATGATCGTTTCCTCATCCTCACGCCGGCGGCTGCGAAGGTTCTCGCGGATACGGTCGAATACCACCACCGTATCCGTCAACGAGTACCCCGCGAGGGTCAGCAGGGCCGTCACGACTAACAGGGTAATTTCCTTATCCAATATGTAGAACACGCCCAATACCGCCAGCACATCGTGGAACGTGGCCAACGCCGCCGCCACGCCGAACCGCAACTCAAATCGGACGGCAATGTATAAGACGATCCCGACGAAGGAGATCAAGACGGCAATCAAGGCGTCTTCCTGCAGCTTTTTCCCAATCGTCGGACCGATCTCCATGCTGGAATCGACGACGAACTTGTTCCCGGGAAACTCCTTGCTGAAGACTGCCATGACTCGCTCCGCGACTTTTTCCTCGATGGTCGTCGACGCTTTCACGCGAATCAGCAACTTATTGTCTTGGGTGAATTCCTGCAATTCGGCGGATCCTAACCCATTGTGTTCCAGCGCGCGTCGCGCCTCGTCAATCCGGATTGACTGATCGAATTTGAGCTGGACTGCAGTCCCACCCGCAAAATCGATTCCCAAATTTGCCGCCCCGCGCCCAATTTGTAGCACCGCGATGAGACCCAACAAGGCGAGGATGCCGGAAATTGCAAACGAGATGGATCGCTTCCCCATAAAATCGATATTGGTCTTGCCCAAAATCTCGAACATACCGACTCCCTTCCTAGCACGATGCTGAGAATGTCCTCCAGCCGCCCTGGACCTCTGTCAGAGGTTGAATGCCCGAGGGAGATGCCTCGCTGGGGTCTTGCTGGATGGCCATTTCGACTATGCTGTACATGCGATTGCAATGCCGCTGCGCGTGCGCACCTTCCGGCGACCTTCCATGGTCGGCAGCCTGGTCCGACTAGATACTGAGCTGCTCAATTTTCTTTCGTTGATTGAAGAGATCGAAAATCACCTTCGTCCCAACCAGCGCCGTAAAGAGATTGATCGCAATACCGAGGCACAGGGTCACGGCGAATCCCTTGATCGGCCCCGTGCCAAAGAGGAACAGGGCGAAGCCGGTGATCAACGTGGTCACGTGTGAGTCGACGATCGTCAGGAGAGCCTTATCGTACCCGGCATCAATCGCCACCCGCACGGCCTTTCCTTGGCGAAGCTCTTCACGAATACGCTCGAAAATCAGTACGTTGGAATCGACGCCCATGCCGATCGTCAGAATAATGCCGGCGATACCCGGCAAGGTCAGCGTGGCGTTCAATGCCGCGAGAGACCCGATCAGGCAGATGAGGTTCAGCATCAACGCAAAATTCGCGATCACCCCAGACAACCGGTAATAGACTGCCATGAAGACGATCACGAGGAGGCCCGCGAAGAGCGTCGCCTTGATGCCCTTTTCGATTGAGTCCTGCCCGAGCGAGGGACCGACGGTAAGATCCTGAATGATCTTCAGCGGCGCGGGCAACGCGCCGGCGCGCAACACGATCGACAGATTGTTGGCCTCTTCCATCGAAAAGGTTCCGGTGATCTGGGCACGTCCGCCGCTGATCCGCTCCTGAATGACCGGCGCCGAATAGATGGTATTGTCGAGCACGATCGCCATGCGCTTTTTGACGTTCTCGCCCGTGATCCGGTCAAACTCCCGCGCACCTTTGGCATCGAAGGTCACGGACACGTAGGGCTCATTGAACTGTCCAATGGAAACCCGCGCATCGCTCAACACGTCGCCCGCGAGCATGACCCGTTTCTTGACGAGATACGGCGCTAACCATTCCTGTCCACTGTCCTTCTCGACGATCCGTTCGAACAGAATCTGATCGCCTTCCGGCACTTTGCCCTCGACCTGCTTCAGAAAGGCCTCTTCGCGCTCCTTCCCTTTCTGCACACGGCCGGGCAGATCCAGTTTAAGTTGATTATCATCGTCCAATAGTTTGAATTCGAGCAGCGCAGTCTGTTTGATCAGATCCTTTGCCAACTTGGCATCCTTGATACCGGGGAGCTGCACCACGACTTGTTTCAACCCCTGCCGCTGAATCAAGGGTTCCGCCACGCCGAACTGGTCGATACGATTGCGAATGGTTTCCAATGCCTGATTGATTGCGGAATCCTTGATCCGTTTGATCTCCGCCTCGCGCAGCCCCCACACGACGCTGTTGGCCGAACCAGCCGACTCAACCTCGACATACGTCGGGAAGTCATCCAACAGTTTTTGCACCTGGGCCTTCAACTCGGCGTTTTGGAACCCGATCGTGATTTGCGACGACCCCGTCCGTTTCACCGTTTCCGCGGGAATTTTCTTCTCCACGAGAAGGTCTTGGAGCCCTGCGGCGGTCCGTTCGACGGCAATTTCAACTGCCCGTTCCTCTTCCACTTCAAGCACCAAGTGAATGCCGCCTTGCAAATCCAAGCCCAGCGTAATGCCCTTGTCCGGCAGGACTTCACGCATCCACCGCGGTAATTCCTTGTACAGCGGTTGGTAGGAGGGCAAGAAAAAGATGATCGATACGACCACCAGCGTCACCAATGCCAACAAGCGCCCACCGACTCTTTTCATACGTACGCCAATCCTTCCCGTCTCATTCGCGTGAGTCAATCCTCTTCGTCACCGCGCAACCGAGCAATATGCTCCTTTTGGATTTTGATTTTGGTCGTGTCCGCGATTTGCAGCGTCACGGTCTCTTTCCCCATGTTGGTGATGGTGCCCCAGATACCCGAGGCCGTGACCACCTTGTCGCCTTTCTTCAGCGCGGCCAACATCGCGTCCGCCTGCTTCCGGCGTTTCTGTTGCGGCAGAATCAGCATAAAATAAAAAATGACGAAGATCAGGACGAACGGAACCAACGACAGGAGGCCGCCTCCCGCTCCCGCGCTTCCCGATGCCCCCTGCGCCCACGCGACCGAATCCCACATAACCCGCCTCACCTACTCCGACGTTAAGACACGTTCATATTTTCGAGATCCGACCCGCTTGCCGCGCCAGGCCGGTCCACGACATAGGTCCGATGAAATTTGCGACGAAATTCCTGAAAAGTTCCTCCCCGCACGGCGCTGCGAATCTCATCCATCAACTTCGCAAAAAACCACAAATTGTGAATCGTATTGAGGCGAGCCCCCAGCATTTCTTTGATCCCGAACAGGTGGTGGAGATAGGCCCGCGTGTATCTCGTGCACACTGGGCAGGTACAAGCCGGATCGATCGGTTGTTCATCCCGGGCATATCGAGCCTGCTTGATCACCACTCGGCCGAACGAGGTGAATAGCCAACCTGTGCGGCCATGCCGGGACGGAACCACGCAATCGAACATATCGATTCCGCGCGCCACCCCTTCCACCAAATCTTCCGGCATGCCGACGCCCATCAAATACCGCGGCTTCTCTGAGGGCAGCTCAGGCACAGTGACATCCAACATGGCATACATGTCGGCCTTGTCTTCCCCCACTGACAATCCGCCAACCGCATACCCATCGAATCCCACCGACACCAGGTCGCGCGCCGACTCCACTCGAAGTCCTGGATCCAATCCGCCTTGAATGATCCCAAACAGTGATTGATCGGATCGGCGCTTTGCGGACATGCAGCGCCGCGCCCAGAGCGAGGTCCGCTTGGAGGCATCCCGCACTTGGTCCAGCGACGATGGCAACGCAACAACGTGATCAAACGCCATGATAATGTCTGCACCCAGGGCTTCTTGTATCTCAATCGACGTTTCCGGGCTGATAAACCGAGAAGACCCGTCGATGTGCGATTGAAAGACCACGCCTTCATCCGTGACCTTGCAAAACTTGGCCAAGCTGAACACCTGAAAGCCACCGCTATCGGTCAGGATCGAGCCCGGCCAGGCGGTGAAGCGGTGTACGCCGCCCAACTCTTCGACAATCTTATGTCCCGGGCGCAGGTACAGGTGGTAGGCATTGTTCAAGATCAGCCCGTAGCCCATCTTGAGCAACTCCTCCCCATCCACACTTCGCACATTTCCCAGTGACCCCACCGGCATGAATGCAGGCGTGGCGACCTCACTACGCGCGGTCGTGAGGACACCAACCCGAGCCCTTCCCCCTGCCTCTTCATGGGTAATTCGAAACGACAACATGTGATCGGTAGTCCTACATTTGTTCCAGGACAAATACAGCGAGTACGTTCAATCCGGTCCGCGCCCCAGGCTTCATGGCCGACATCGGCTCCAGCCGGCCCCGGTCACCCGAGGCAGGATCCAATCCGCGACCCAATTGGCAACAAGCGTCGATCATGGCGAAGCTGCTGCCGATGCTGCTCCGTCCTCAGCCGACAAAGAGCCCTCTAAGTCTGCGTGGAAACAGCGAAAATTAAACCGGGACTCTAGCACACCAGAGTTGCAGAGACAAGATCAGGCATTCTCTGGGCGGTAAGCGGGTCGTTCAAGCAGAGACAATCGACTGGCTTCGATCATGCGCTCCGGACTAATCTGCAGGCAGGCCCGTTCGTCGCAATTCTTGACGGCACGCCAGGTGAGACACGCGCACCATGAACCGGTAAGGATGGTCACGTTCGAACCACGTGGCGCCCAACGACGAGGGTTCGTTGGGCCGAAACACGCGACTGTTGGAATACCGAGCGCTGCAGCAAGGTGGGTGATTCCTGAATCATGCCCGATATACAATGCCGCATGGGATAACAGCCCGGCGACCA
Above is a genomic segment from Nitrospira sp. containing:
- a CDS encoding PAS domain S-box protein, with amino-acid sequence MLFWSRSHSLQRKIITAIVMVGLLPLSLSLVLTYIEERRALRETIGANFKEVAVEAARRIEMQVTRGINEAQQLAATPFLRTSVTESNRTYVDKDEKTIQSMIKAWQQRWRQRDKQSEFPLFINRIVTNYLIRWHDIRKSDYVGIFVTDNRGALVVSSIPQVEYYYGKTAWWQAVMKRSTGKVFVSDIFFDPAFGTHVVNVSAPIIDDEQHATIGTVTILLRRDTLFHSVSEASVGKTGHAMLFNSDGAPLVCPILSPEEHVVKPELVNAINGHAAGWTTAANDSHGGVNSIVGFAPVRLGTDLTPESLGGKRWVAFVRQDPAESYAPLERLVVQVTVYGLGVFAVLLLTGLTVARRIARPIGLLHEGVQRIGSGRLDQQLELKTGDEIEQLAEAFNKMAVNLRLSFGQIEQRMEDVRRLEARYRDLIEHSPEMIYQLNKAGQFVHVNKTGLDKLGYSLEEMLQMRLWDLVPKGRETEVLAYLERLVSQGRSTIETVFVAADGRPIDVEIHATALFESGGGLVHSRAFVRDVTERHLLEEQVHRYTTRLEQAVNERTQQLVASQERYKALFDLVADSVFMVGEDGIIVAVNKREEQALGYSEPQVVGRSILDVVPPLHHEDMRALLAKIHSGERQVPTQEITVRDAAGKDTPVEMDLILVRGSDHTWVMVQLRDITDRKRLERQMHTYQQELEAKVSERTREIEETKQYLENLLENANDVIYTLDSEQCFTYVNSKILSWGYAKEDLLGRPYLGLLSKRHRGRRLKSTLDIGVKQVYEVEVLTKSGEPRSVMVSVSPLHGVDGEILGVLGIARDMTETKKLEQQIRNSEKLASVGKLAAGVAHEINNPLGGILNCLYNMRKGTLSPARQEEYLASMEDGLRRVQRIVRQLLDFSQQHNPELALADMNHVVNRVLLLTDHLFVPHRVRLETVLAPDLPEIMIDRHMMEQVLMNLVLNAIQAMRSGGVLTISTVVEEAHCLVRVRDSGCGISSSVLPRIFDPFFTTKNEGEGTGLGLSVSLGIVERHGGRILVESEVGKGTTFTVSIPLSTERYAIGRFS
- the secF gene encoding protein translocase subunit SecF, which encodes MFEILGKTNIDFMGKRSISFAISGILALLGLIAVLQIGRGAANLGIDFAGGTAVQLKFDQSIRIDEARRALEHNGLGSAELQEFTQDNKLLIRVKASTTIEEKVAERVMAVFSKEFPGNKFVVDSSMEIGPTIGKKLQEDALIAVLISFVGIVLYIAVRFELRFGVAAALATFHDVLAVLGVFYILDKEITLLVVTALLTLAGYSLTDTVVVFDRIRENLRSRRREDEETIINAAINQVLSRTIVTSLTVVIVLIPLVLGGAEVLHDFSLALLGGVMFGTYSSIFVASPLLLLWPGSAGSLLKRR
- the secD gene encoding protein translocase subunit SecD; translated protein: MKRVGGRLLALVTLVVVSIIFFLPSYQPLYKELPRWMREVLPDKGITLGLDLQGGIHLVLEVEEERAVEIAVERTAAGLQDLLVEKKIPAETVKRTGSSQITIGFQNAELKAQVQKLLDDFPTYVEVESAGSANSVVWGLREAEIKRIKDSAINQALETIRNRIDQFGVAEPLIQRQGLKQVVVQLPGIKDAKLAKDLIKQTALLEFKLLDDDNQLKLDLPGRVQKGKEREEAFLKQVEGKVPEGDQILFERIVEKDSGQEWLAPYLVKKRVMLAGDVLSDARVSIGQFNEPYVSVTFDAKGAREFDRITGENVKKRMAIVLDNTIYSAPVIQERISGGRAQITGTFSMEEANNLSIVLRAGALPAPLKIIQDLTVGPSLGQDSIEKGIKATLFAGLLVIVFMAVYYRLSGVIANFALMLNLICLIGSLAALNATLTLPGIAGIILTIGMGVDSNVLIFERIREELRQGKAVRVAIDAGYDKALLTIVDSHVTTLITGFALFLFGTGPIKGFAVTLCLGIAINLFTALVGTKVIFDLFNQRKKIEQLSI
- the yajC gene encoding preprotein translocase subunit YajC gives rise to the protein MWDSVAWAQGASGSAGAGGGLLSLVPFVLIFVIFYFMLILPQQKRRKQADAMLAALKKGDKVVTASGIWGTITNMGKETVTLQIADTTKIKIQKEHIARLRGDEED